The Juglans microcarpa x Juglans regia isolate MS1-56 chromosome 2D, Jm3101_v1.0, whole genome shotgun sequence DNA window gaaagttgaaattttactttaataaaagtttttgtaactcataaataaataaggctTCTTTCGTTcgtaaacttatctcaatttattattataatttttttaaattttaaaataataataataatattaaaaataatattataataatattttattatttcaattcaattaaactcaatttaatatctaatcacaatttaagaattattttattttcaaattaatatataaagtatattattttcatcatttaaatgataagatttaatttactatatttaaattttaaaatttatcttttaaaaaattttacacaaataATATCTTGACTCTAAACAAATGTCAATACGATAGCAGAGTACATTTTGAAGGTATATTAAAACGGGTTTCACAtgattgataaatgatatggGCTTCTTCCGTCTAAAACGTGATTTAtgtttgtttgagattttttaattcatctcatttcatataattaaattattataattattttattttttataaaataaaataaaaaatttaatttttttaaatcttaaaataaaaataatattaaaaaaaatatattttaattatttttttaattttaatctaaattaATCTCATCTAAAACAAACGAAAATGCCATTGGAAAGTGTGGGCTTTGTACTCTGCGCCGATAGATGTCACCCATAGAACCTCTCATCTGTAGCTGCACCCTCAGCACATAATCCTGCTTCAATGGCTTCCATTTGCTACTCACTTACGCTCCCTCCCATCCCCAAATCACAAAACTCGAAGGGAACTCGACCTTTCCCTTTATACCTCTCCAACTTCAACCCATGTCGGATTGCCGTTCCCACATTCCGGAGGTCAAGAACCAAAGCCACGAACTCACCCTCGTTCAACACTGTCGAAACAGGAGCTCAGAAACCAAACGAAGAACCCATGAGCATCGAAAATCTTCGCGGGTTCTTCGACCTCAACTTGGGAAACTGGAACGGTTCTTTCTTTGTAAGTATTAAGAATTTATCATATTGATTCTAAATGAGAAGTATTATGTCGAATTATGTTTAGTTTAAGtatctttattttcattacaaaaatgtatttttgtagtTCTTGGGATATTGATtgatagagattttttttaataaataaattaatcttCCAGCAATTCGATGCTTTTGGAAATCTGTTGCATAAAGTGAGCACAAAGCTTGCAGTGAGTTCCTATGGGGAAGATGAACTCCTGAGTCTCATTCAGACGTAAGGTTCAGTTATTGctaagaaaaatttttattttgattatttgttatGGGCAATTGatcatattaaaaatgttatttatattgtttGATTTGTTGCAAAAGTCTTACGTGAATGGTACTGAAACCCACAATTTTGAGATCGATATGATGATGTTACCGTATTTGCAAATGAAAATGGatatagtgattttttttttgtgtccaACACAGAGAGTTGGAAACtaaagtgaaaatatttcatccaaATTGGGGCTTCAAAAAATGAATCTAACACCATAGGCAATTgaataagtttatatttttcttgaaatcacgatgttgcattttttttttcatcggtaaacaaatttttattgatcaaaagagagacagagattGCCCAAGCATATGGGACATATACATAAGCAAGTTTAAGTCTAGCTTAGGGACGATGTTGCATTTTTATTGCTACAACTTGTAATGATGGCTGTTGGTAATAGGATTTTGCAGAGTATTATTGTGAAATTGGATTAAATGGCTAAGTTTTGGTTGACAGTTTGggtgaaaattgaaattgagtttgatttgttttggaaACTATGTGGGTCATGTCTTCTAGCATGCATGCCATCTGGTCCAAAGACCAATGTCTTTAATATCATTGCAAATAAACTTAGTTGTTGATCTTACTCATTTAATCACCTTATGATCCTATTGGCTTAATCCTCTTTTATAATATAGGTTATACATAAAGCAACCCCCAAGCACTTCAATTTCAGGATACGATGATGGGCCGGAATGGGCAGagtacaaaattaaagaaaccaACATGTTCACTGTAGACAAATATCAACAGGTGAGTATTATAAcccttaaaaaattttgagtttatttatcttcttttatcCATGGAAAAAAATAGGTTTTTAGGATCCCATTTTTGTTATGCTGAATATCCATTGCAACTAGTCTGCAGATCGGTTATTTCCCAAAGGAGAGAGCATTTGCTCTGAGATACCAGACAGCTGGAATGTTAGAAACCGTCTTAAGACAGGGGGTTTTAGGGGAAGATGACATTGGTGAAGAATCACCAAAGTAAGTTATTTCTTATTATGGCCTTCTTCATGGATTGCTGATAATTAATAGGAGACTATGCAGTAACACTAATCATGTGTTGTAAAgatttgtgcatatataataatagagTGACTTTAACCATATATGAGTAGAACTAAGGCTGCATCTATTGGATAATTATCTACGGAGTTTCATGTGACCGTGTTTGTGTAGCTATAGTCATTAAAAGATATATTACCTGGCTGATAGGCAGCCAGTATTTTATGGATCAACCTCTACTGCTTAGAATTCCCTATTGCATTTAATGGGGCATGCACAGACGTTCCATggatatataattatttcatacagttcattttcaaaattttctgtaGTGCGGAATCCATTTAAATTTAGCTTAGAAGTATGAAAAAACAGGATTGGACGATTTCGTACACATGCACATATGCCAAAAGTTAGCTTCTTTGAAGACGAGAGGGTAGATGCTAGCAAAGGCTTTTGGTGTATTATTATCTCTACAACTGTCTAGACTTTTGGAACGATGAATAATAGCAACAATGGCCTAGCTGGCAATTTATGTCCTAAGACATAAATTAGTTTAGTAGTTTATAATAAAAGGAGATCCTAATAGAAAGACCTTATTGTTTAAATCATTATAATAGTCAATTCAATTAATATCCTGTTTGGAGTTTTGGAATTTATCATTTGCGTTATTGTGGATCACCTTTATATCTCTATGTGGAGCTCCTATCTATTTTCTAATTGGATTTATTTATCATTCCGTATGCTTACTTGTTCCTTCCAATTATTCTCACCATGTAGGGATCTTAAGCTTCCCTCACGTCTTCCCTCTATCGTCTGTGAGAGCTGCCTCTATTCACTGGAGAAAGATATAAGAGCAAGAGCATTCCATATTATAAACCCAAAGGGAATCATAGAAATGCTCATCGTCTTCCTTGAGCAAAGAGGTGACACATTGAGTTTTCCACCTTCGCTTGACGCCACAATGGTGAGTTTGATATGCAATCCTTTTTTATCATTAGATGATGAGCAACTTTTATGCAGTTCTCATTGACCATTGATTGAagtttctataattttttttcttttcttcggactctctcttttctcttttctgttGGCACTGCAATGAGAATATCCATTGTGATTATAGTCACATAAGATATCTTTTATCAGATGCAAGGAAATACAAACAGGATTGTACCATACCTTGGTAACTGGAAAGGTCGCTCCATCACAAAACGTAGTGGTGTGTATGGAGCAACAATTGCTGAAGCCAATACAGTTGCGTCACTTGAAATGGATGACAAGGGTCACCTTATTCAGGTATCCTACACTTAAACAAGTTACCTCCCCTTTCTATTATAAAACAATAGATATGAGTCGTTGGACAAAttgaaacttcaaatatttgGAGAAGTCTTAAATAATAAGGTTATACCCAATGATAAGTTAAACGATAGGTCAATCAATCTTAATATGATCGGCATGCTCATTACCTACTGTTTTGGGAGGATAAAGGACATTTACTACAACTCAAGTTATGCAAAGGGAGAATACGATTAACTAGTGATATTGCAGTGATATGTTATGATACTTGATATGACTAGTTAATGACTGTTATGTTATAACACGAAAAAAGCAGAATTTATGAAACTCATGTTCTAAATTCCATTTTATTCATCCTTCTCTCACtatctcacatgaaaaaatcagGATATTACTTCAACATCTTCTGTGGGTGAAATTACCACAAATGTGCACTGGACAGGCACCCAGACAAACAACTTGGTTACGTTTAATGGAGGCTACCAGATGATGCTCTTACCTGGTGGCATGTACATGGGATGCCCATGTGATGTGGCTAAAAGTGTTGCAGATTCCAAGTCATTCCATTTGGAGTTTTGTTGGCTTGAATCACCTACCAAGAGACAAAGATTGATTCGCACCTACGATGTAGAAGGCTTGGCTGTTTCCTCAACTTATATTTTCGAGATTAAATTATGAATACCTCAATTTTATTCTACATGTACTTTTAAGTCGAACACGGAGTTGCCATGTTAACTTACATATGATTAagaaaaatacccaaattgCGGTGTTAATTTATACTTGCTTCTTTTATTCTGATAGCAGGTTCAATTTTGGATCTATCTACCAGTTATTATGTTCTATTGTAGTGCTGTGTATTTCTGTGATTGTAATTGGTCCATTGTTTATAAGGAAAATGTTATGTGTTACATTCTCATTCTATTCATCTGGTGTATTGAAATGGTACTATTCAATCCagtaattttgtttaaaaatttagaattaatcTAATAGTTGACTGATAATTCAATAAAATGAGACATGAGTGAAGTTTATAGATCAACTCTTATGTGTGTATACATCAACTTAAAATAAGCATGTGCGAACATAAACAagtacacatacatacatattcaTCAACTTGTTAGGACAAGTCTCCACCCTCCATGTTGATAGTAACACAACTCTAATGGAATCGGGTCTGCTTCTACAAATAGTAATGGATTAATGGTTAATCCATAAAACATTGAATAAGTTTTTAGTGTAGACAAGTCCTCAACTACCAATTACTAACATGGAAAGATTTGAAAACTGCAAATTTAACCGCcaacaactttcccaaataacaaataatcaccATTTTATATTGCTTGATTTGTTGCAAATTTCCTAGCTGAATGATACC harbors:
- the LOC121249725 gene encoding uncharacterized protein LOC121249725 is translated as MASICYSLTLPPIPKSQNSKGTRPFPLYLSNFNPCRIAVPTFRRSRTKATNSPSFNTVETGAQKPNEEPMSIENLRGFFDLNLGNWNGSFFQFDAFGNLLHKVSTKLAVSSYGEDELLSLIQTLYIKQPPSTSISGYDDGPEWAEYKIKETNMFTVDKYQQIGYFPKERAFALRYQTAGMLETVLRQGVLGEDDIGEESPKDLKLPSRLPSIVCESCLYSLEKDIRARAFHIINPKGIIEMLIVFLEQRGDTLSFPPSLDATMMQGNTNRIVPYLGNWKGRSITKRSGVYGATIAEANTVASLEMDDKGHLIQDITSTSSVGEITTNVHWTGTQTNNLVTFNGGYQMMLLPGGMYMGCPCDVAKSVADSKSFHLEFCWLESPTKRQRLIRTYDVEGLAVSSTYIFEIKL